A genomic window from Qipengyuania oceanensis includes:
- a CDS encoding class I SAM-dependent methyltransferase, with translation MKSLGPYLLTAALLAGCQQAGKGRSEEAASFPQPDRPVSNLGSNQFSTEDARDSRGEAQTVMDLAEIEEGMTVADIGAGNGYYTVRLAERVGKGGRVLAQDIDPEALRRLAGRVERERLDNVSIKLGEPEDPKLPAGSFDRIFMVHMYHEIQEPYAFLWHMWPSLRENGQVIVVDIDRPTDRHGIDPLLLSCEFKQVGFELVAFKDAPELSGYYAQFKAAAKRPQPNEIKPCRGSPGEAGKAAK, from the coding sequence ATGAAGTCGCTCGGGCCATACCTGTTAACAGCTGCATTGCTCGCCGGGTGCCAGCAGGCAGGCAAGGGGCGCTCTGAAGAGGCAGCCAGCTTCCCGCAGCCCGACCGTCCGGTCTCCAATCTGGGTTCCAACCAGTTTTCGACCGAGGATGCCCGCGACAGCAGGGGCGAGGCGCAGACCGTGATGGATCTCGCCGAAATCGAGGAAGGGATGACCGTCGCCGATATCGGTGCAGGCAACGGCTATTATACCGTCCGCCTGGCGGAACGTGTCGGGAAGGGCGGCCGGGTCCTGGCGCAAGACATCGATCCGGAAGCCCTGCGGCGTCTTGCCGGGCGCGTCGAGCGCGAAAGGCTCGACAATGTGTCGATCAAGCTCGGCGAGCCCGAAGATCCCAAGCTTCCCGCGGGCAGCTTCGACCGGATATTCATGGTCCACATGTATCACGAGATTCAGGAGCCTTACGCGTTCCTGTGGCACATGTGGCCGTCGCTTCGCGAGAACGGGCAAGTGATCGTCGTCGATATCGATCGGCCGACCGACCGGCACGGCATCGACCCCCTGCTGCTGTCGTGCGAGTTCAAGCAGGTCGGCTTTGAACTCGTCGCCTTCAAGGATGCGCCCGAATTGTCGGGGTACTATGCACAATTCAAGGCAGCGGCTAAGAGGCCGCAACCGAATGAAATCAAGCCATGCCGCGGGTCGCCGGGCGAGGCTGGCAAAGCGGCGAAGTAA
- a CDS encoding Rne/Rng family ribonuclease produces MATRMLIDARHPEETRVAVLKGNRIEEFDFESADHKQIKGNIYLAKVTRVEPSLQAAFVDFGGNRHGFLAFNEIHPDYYQIPQSDREALLAEEAAHAEEEAMLRAEDDEENDGEDAGDDLDDNGDEDEDDEESSDALVDDLAGDDEGVEEIDTSEKDDVSTIEEGQVDGSEDDASDEDEDEDRKSDQRRGRGRRKGRRQGGGRGKAKQADELRAKRLELRRRYKIQDVIQRRQVLLVQVVKEERGNKGAALTTYLSLAGRYCVLMPNSSHGGGISRKISNVGDRKRLKSIVSDLSLPKSMGLIVRTAGLSRTKPEIKRDFDYLARLWDEIRERTLASTAPTLIHSDSDLIKRAIRDIYNREIEEVVVEGEEGYKSAKQFMKLLMPSHARRVKAYSDPVPLFQRYGAEDQLRAMYDPVVQLKSGGYLVINPTEALVSIDINSGRSTKEHGIEQTALATNLEAAKEIARQLRLRDMAGLVVIDFIDMEYNSSNRKVEKCMKDALRNDRARIQIGRISSFGLMEMSRQRLRTGVLEATTRECPHCDGTGLVRTASSAGLSALRLIEDEAAKGKGSLITLSASTEAAIYLLNSKRADLREIEDRYNVSVEVLPEGEDEGAKMGVRSSGPRPTAAPKFDPIVDEEDDEPEVDEPEDLADDEDEDDRPKKKRRRRRGGRNRNRSRDERDGDDNGSDDGDDSDDGEGSDSSDSASDDSSDSDDKPRKRRRRGGRGRRGRGRDMADGDGDGNETVTAEDAANLEQVSEQIVEDMAVVAGPEDAPETAEVAAEEDAKPKKKRAPRKKKADAEAAAEPVAGEDAAPEAKPKAKRAPRKKKAEAEAEAIADASDEEKPVAKPRKPRAKKADKTDKAEEPETVAKSADAAAPAVAEVGADQTDESAAPVSQDSGSDDQDDKPRRGWWQRTFGE; encoded by the coding sequence ATGGCAACGCGTATGCTGATCGATGCGCGCCACCCGGAAGAAACGCGGGTGGCAGTGCTCAAGGGCAACCGGATTGAAGAATTCGATTTCGAATCTGCTGATCACAAGCAGATCAAGGGTAACATCTATCTAGCCAAGGTCACGAGGGTCGAGCCCTCGTTGCAGGCCGCATTCGTCGATTTCGGCGGCAACCGGCACGGTTTCCTCGCCTTCAACGAAATCCACCCCGACTATTACCAGATCCCCCAGTCGGATCGTGAGGCGCTGCTCGCCGAAGAAGCGGCGCACGCCGAAGAAGAAGCGATGCTTCGAGCCGAGGACGACGAGGAGAACGACGGCGAGGACGCCGGTGACGATCTCGACGACAACGGCGACGAAGACGAGGACGACGAGGAAAGCTCGGACGCCCTGGTCGACGATCTCGCCGGTGACGACGAAGGTGTCGAGGAAATCGACACTTCCGAGAAGGACGACGTCTCTACTATCGAGGAAGGCCAGGTCGACGGCAGCGAAGACGACGCGTCAGACGAAGACGAGGACGAAGATCGCAAGTCCGACCAGCGGCGCGGTCGCGGCCGGCGCAAGGGCCGTCGCCAGGGCGGCGGTCGCGGCAAGGCCAAGCAGGCCGACGAATTGCGCGCCAAGCGCCTTGAGCTTCGTCGCCGCTACAAGATCCAGGACGTCATCCAGCGCCGCCAGGTGCTGCTGGTCCAGGTCGTAAAGGAAGAGCGCGGCAACAAGGGGGCGGCGCTGACCACATATCTCAGCCTTGCCGGCCGCTATTGCGTGCTCATGCCCAATTCGAGCCATGGCGGCGGCATCAGCCGCAAGATCTCGAATGTCGGCGACCGCAAGCGGCTGAAGAGCATCGTGTCCGATCTCAGCCTGCCCAAGTCGATGGGGCTGATCGTCCGCACCGCCGGCCTCAGCCGCACGAAGCCGGAGATCAAGCGCGACTTCGATTATCTAGCACGGCTGTGGGACGAGATCCGCGAGCGGACGCTCGCCTCGACCGCGCCGACGCTGATCCACTCGGACTCGGATCTCATCAAGCGCGCCATCCGCGACATCTACAATCGCGAGATCGAGGAAGTCGTCGTCGAGGGCGAGGAAGGCTACAAGTCGGCCAAGCAGTTCATGAAGCTGCTGATGCCGAGCCACGCCCGGCGGGTGAAGGCCTATTCCGATCCGGTCCCGCTGTTCCAGCGCTATGGCGCCGAGGACCAGCTGCGCGCGATGTACGACCCGGTGGTCCAGCTCAAGTCTGGCGGCTACCTCGTCATCAACCCGACCGAGGCGCTGGTCTCGATCGACATCAACTCGGGCCGCTCGACCAAGGAACACGGGATCGAGCAGACCGCGCTCGCGACCAATCTGGAAGCGGCGAAGGAAATCGCCCGTCAGTTGCGGCTGCGAGACATGGCCGGCCTCGTCGTGATCGACTTCATCGACATGGAGTACAACTCCTCCAATCGTAAGGTCGAAAAGTGCATGAAGGATGCGCTCAGGAACGACCGTGCACGCATCCAGATCGGCAGGATCTCCAGTTTCGGCCTGATGGAAATGAGCCGCCAGCGTCTGCGCACCGGCGTGCTCGAGGCGACAACCCGCGAATGTCCGCATTGCGACGGCACCGGCCTTGTCCGGACCGCATCGTCGGCCGGCCTGTCGGCGCTGCGCCTGATCGAGGACGAGGCAGCCAAGGGCAAGGGATCGCTCATCACGCTGTCCGCCAGCACCGAGGCCGCCATCTACCTGCTCAACTCGAAGCGCGCCGACCTGCGCGAAATCGAGGATCGCTACAATGTCTCGGTCGAAGTCCTTCCCGAAGGCGAGGACGAAGGCGCGAAGATGGGTGTGCGCAGCAGCGGACCCCGCCCGACCGCAGCTCCCAAGTTCGATCCGATCGTCGATGAGGAAGACGACGAGCCCGAGGTCGATGAGCCCGAAGATCTGGCCGACGACGAGGACGAGGACGACCGGCCGAAGAAGAAGCGCCGGCGGCGTCGTGGCGGTCGCAACCGCAACCGCAGCCGCGACGAACGCGACGGCGACGACAATGGTTCGGACGATGGCGACGACAGCGACGACGGCGAGGGAAGCGATAGCTCCGACAGCGCTTCCGACGATTCATCGGACAGCGACGACAAGCCCCGCAAGCGGCGTCGCCGTGGCGGCCGTGGACGTCGCGGACGAGGTCGGGATATGGCCGATGGCGACGGAGACGGCAACGAGACCGTGACCGCGGAAGACGCTGCGAACCTGGAGCAGGTGTCGGAACAGATCGTCGAGGACATGGCGGTCGTCGCCGGTCCTGAAGACGCTCCCGAGACCGCGGAAGTTGCGGCCGAGGAAGACGCTAAGCCGAAGAAGAAGCGCGCTCCGCGCAAGAAAAAGGCCGACGCCGAAGCGGCTGCAGAGCCGGTTGCAGGGGAAGATGCCGCGCCCGAGGCAAAGCCGAAGGCAAAGCGCGCCCCTCGCAAGAAGAAGGCTGAAGCCGAGGCGGAGGCCATTGCTGACGCTAGCGACGAGGAAAAGCCGGTGGCCAAGCCGCGCAAGCCTCGCGCTAAGAAAGCCGACAAGACTGACAAGGCGGAAGAGCCCGAAACGGTTGCCAAGTCCGCCGATGCCGCAGCGCCGGCGGTGGCTGAAGTCGGAGCAGATCAAACTGATGAATCTGCGGCACCGGTGTCCCAGGACAGCGGCTCCGACGATCAGGACGACAAGCCGCGCCGCGGTTGGTGGCAACGCACCTTCGGCGAATGA
- the prfB gene encoding peptide chain release factor 2, whose product MRAEGQAYIDRIEAALALVRQSLDWERALRRLDELNARVQDPTLWDNPKEAQAVSREQKQLETAVNTVNDISSEMADAIEFIEMGDAEGDEDVVADGLASLEKLAARADADKVQALLSGEADGNDTYIEIHAGAGGTESQDWAEMLLRMYARWAERRGFKVETVEYQSGDQAGIKSATLLIKGENAYGYAKTESGVHRLVRISPYDSSARRHTSFSSVWVYPVIDDDIAIEINESDLKIDTYRASGAGGQHVNTTDSAVRITHQPTGIVVASQNDRSQHKNRATAMNMLKARLFEREMAEREAAASGEYAEKTDIGWGHQIRSYVLQPYQMVKDLRTGVTSSSPDSVLDGAIDDYISAALAQRVTGEKVEIEDVD is encoded by the coding sequence ATGCGTGCCGAAGGGCAGGCCTATATCGACCGTATCGAAGCTGCGCTTGCGCTGGTCCGCCAATCGCTCGACTGGGAGCGGGCGCTGCGCCGCCTCGACGAGCTCAATGCGCGCGTCCAGGATCCGACATTGTGGGACAATCCCAAGGAAGCCCAGGCGGTCAGTAGGGAGCAGAAGCAGCTCGAGACGGCGGTCAACACAGTCAACGACATCTCCTCCGAAATGGCCGATGCGATCGAGTTCATCGAGATGGGCGACGCAGAAGGCGACGAGGACGTCGTCGCGGACGGTCTCGCCAGTCTGGAAAAGCTCGCCGCCCGAGCGGATGCGGACAAGGTTCAGGCGCTGCTTTCAGGCGAGGCCGATGGCAATGACACCTATATCGAAATCCACGCCGGTGCAGGCGGCACGGAAAGCCAGGACTGGGCCGAGATGCTCCTGCGGATGTATGCCCGTTGGGCTGAACGGCGCGGTTTCAAGGTGGAAACGGTGGAATACCAGTCTGGCGACCAGGCCGGGATCAAGTCGGCGACGCTGCTGATCAAGGGCGAAAACGCCTATGGCTACGCCAAGACAGAGAGCGGCGTGCACCGGCTCGTCCGGATCAGCCCCTACGACAGTTCGGCGCGGCGCCATACGAGCTTCAGCTCGGTCTGGGTCTATCCCGTGATCGATGACGACATCGCGATCGAGATCAACGAGAGCGACCTCAAGATCGACACCTATCGCGCAAGCGGGGCGGGCGGTCAGCACGTCAACACGACCGATTCCGCGGTCAGGATCACGCACCAGCCGACCGGTATCGTCGTCGCAAGCCAGAACGATCGCAGCCAGCACAAGAACCGCGCCACCGCGATGAACATGCTGAAGGCGCGGCTGTTCGAACGCGAGATGGCCGAGCGCGAAGCGGCGGCGAGCGGCGAATATGCCGAGAAGACCGACATCGGTTGGGGCCACCAGATCCGCAGCTACGTTCTCCAGCCCTACCAGATGGTCAAGGACTTGCGGACCGGCGTCACCTCTTCCTCTCCCGACAGCGTTCTCGACGGCGCGATCGACGACTATATCTCCGCCGCCCTTGCACAGCGCGTGACCGGGGAGAAGGTGGAGATCGAGGACGTCGACTGA
- a CDS encoding response regulator codes for MRDARASDSAGATPGRQVERSAAPATKRYALIVDDSRMIRSLSRRIVASVGFEVNEAENGQEALARCKAAMPDLVLLDWDMPVMTGIEFVAALRAMPGGTRPKVVFCTSKSGAHDIHKGIDAGADEWIAKPFDEAGLRAKLQTVLAS; via the coding sequence GTGCGCGATGCACGTGCTTCCGATAGTGCAGGTGCGACTCCCGGCCGTCAGGTCGAGCGGAGCGCGGCTCCTGCGACCAAGCGGTACGCGCTGATCGTCGACGACAGCCGCATGATCCGCAGCCTTTCGCGAAGAATCGTCGCAAGCGTCGGCTTCGAGGTGAACGAGGCGGAGAACGGACAGGAAGCGCTCGCCCGGTGCAAGGCTGCCATGCCCGATCTCGTCCTGCTCGACTGGGACATGCCGGTTATGACCGGCATCGAGTTCGTCGCCGCACTGCGTGCCATGCCCGGCGGAACCCGGCCGAAGGTAGTCTTCTGCACGTCCAAGTCGGGCGCGCACGACATCCACAAGGGGATCGATGCGGGCGCCGACGAATGGATCGCCAAGCCGTTCGACGAAGCCGGCCTGCGAGCGAAGCTGCAGACCGTCCTCGCGAGCTGA
- a CDS encoding N-acetylmuramoyl-L-alanine amidase family protein, protein MKLRIQLGLVIALIAAALLGLVVTGTRITVPIFGRDYVLRFAIEEAKAPAELPRVSGPAGDAYPLVVLDPGHGGFDYGATGDGYLEKDLVLGLANALRQRLLEAGDVRVAMIRDDDSFVPLERRPQIARELSADLYISIHADSAGEQSDVSGASIYTLSSSASSAAAARFAARENASGAVNGVDLGGRSAAVNDILVDLSRRRTQEESVAFAQLIERSGRGQIEFHPQVQRSASLIVLRAPDIPSVLFESGFVTNARDAQRLASREGQERFAQAMASAIRTHFSRKLSSNVAGDR, encoded by the coding sequence ATGAAACTGCGCATCCAGCTCGGCCTCGTCATCGCCCTGATTGCGGCAGCGCTGCTGGGCCTCGTGGTGACCGGAACGCGGATCACCGTTCCCATCTTTGGACGCGACTATGTCCTGCGGTTCGCGATCGAGGAGGCGAAGGCGCCGGCAGAACTTCCGCGCGTTTCCGGCCCTGCCGGCGATGCCTATCCGCTGGTCGTGCTCGATCCGGGGCATGGCGGTTTCGATTACGGGGCGACCGGGGATGGCTATCTCGAGAAGGACCTGGTCCTCGGCCTTGCCAATGCCTTGCGTCAGCGGTTGCTCGAGGCGGGCGATGTACGGGTGGCGATGATCCGCGACGACGACAGCTTCGTGCCGCTCGAGCGCCGTCCGCAGATCGCGCGCGAGCTGTCGGCCGACCTCTACATCTCGATCCATGCCGATTCCGCCGGCGAGCAGAGCGACGTCTCGGGGGCAAGCATCTACACGCTGTCGAGTTCGGCATCGAGCGCGGCTGCGGCGCGCTTCGCGGCGCGCGAGAACGCGTCCGGTGCCGTCAACGGTGTGGACCTTGGCGGTCGCAGCGCGGCGGTAAACGACATCCTCGTCGACCTGTCGCGCCGCCGCACGCAGGAGGAATCGGTCGCGTTCGCGCAGCTGATCGAGCGTTCGGGCCGCGGACAGATCGAGTTCCACCCGCAGGTGCAGCGATCTGCCTCGCTGATCGTGCTGCGTGCCCCCGACATCCCCTCGGTCCTGTTCGAATCGGGTTTCGTCACCAACGCGCGCGATGCGCAGCGCCTCGCTTCGCGCGAAGGACAGGAGCGATTTGCGCAAGCAATGGCCTCGGCTATCAGGACGCATTTTTCGCGTAAACTTTCCAGCAATGTGGCTGGCGATAGATGA
- a CDS encoding NAD(P)H-dependent flavin oxidoreductase — translation MAFKGLSPIVYGGREVWPIIEGGKGVSATNHASSGAWAAAGAIGTVSAVNADSYDSDGNPIPQVYPQATRTERFEQLVRYAIDGATTQVKMAHEIANGKGAININVLWEMGGAQQVLEGVLENCPGLVTGVTCGAGMPYKLAEIAAKHNVHYLPIVSSARAFRALWKRSYSKVPELMAAVVYEDPWLAGGHNGLSNAEDPRKPEDPYPRVKALRETMRAEGVSEDTAIVMAGGVWFLREWDEWIDNPELGKIAFQFGTRPLLTEESPIPQVWKDMLRTVEPGDVLLHKFSPTGFYSSAVKTPFLYDLMHRSERQIPIFKRDEEEGTIPLMDHGKAKYFFVHPGDQRKAQSWMQEGFTEALKTPDDTVVFATPESAEQIRTDQQNCMGCLSHCQFSSWKDHDNHTTGRLADPRSFCIQKTLQDIAHGGDPDDNLAFAGHAAYRFKQDPFYSNNFTPTVAQLVERILTGD, via the coding sequence ATGGCATTCAAGGGGCTGAGCCCGATAGTTTACGGCGGACGGGAAGTCTGGCCGATCATCGAAGGCGGCAAGGGCGTCTCCGCGACGAACCATGCGAGTTCGGGCGCCTGGGCTGCGGCCGGCGCCATCGGAACCGTCAGCGCGGTGAACGCCGACAGCTACGACAGCGATGGCAATCCGATCCCGCAGGTCTATCCGCAGGCAACCCGCACGGAGCGGTTCGAGCAGCTGGTCCGTTACGCGATCGATGGAGCCACCACTCAGGTGAAGATGGCGCACGAGATCGCAAACGGGAAGGGCGCGATCAACATCAACGTCCTGTGGGAAATGGGCGGCGCGCAGCAGGTGCTCGAAGGGGTTCTCGAAAATTGCCCGGGTCTGGTCACCGGCGTGACCTGCGGTGCAGGCATGCCTTACAAGCTGGCCGAGATCGCGGCGAAGCACAATGTCCATTACCTGCCGATCGTCAGTTCGGCCCGCGCGTTCCGCGCGCTCTGGAAGCGCAGCTATTCCAAGGTGCCCGAGCTGATGGCGGCGGTCGTGTACGAAGACCCCTGGCTCGCGGGCGGACACAACGGCCTCTCCAATGCGGAAGACCCGCGCAAGCCCGAAGACCCCTATCCGCGCGTCAAGGCGCTGCGTGAAACCATGCGTGCCGAAGGCGTCTCGGAAGACACCGCGATCGTCATGGCCGGCGGGGTGTGGTTCCTGCGCGAATGGGATGAATGGATCGACAATCCCGAGCTGGGCAAGATCGCCTTCCAGTTCGGAACGAGGCCCCTGCTGACCGAGGAAAGCCCCATTCCGCAGGTGTGGAAGGACATGCTCCGCACCGTCGAGCCGGGCGACGTCCTGCTGCACAAGTTCTCGCCCACCGGCTTCTATTCGAGCGCGGTGAAGACCCCTTTCCTCTACGATCTGATGCACCGGTCGGAGCGCCAGATCCCGATCTTCAAGCGTGACGAGGAAGAAGGCACGATCCCGCTCATGGATCACGGCAAGGCCAAGTATTTCTTCGTCCACCCGGGCGATCAGCGCAAGGCGCAGAGCTGGATGCAGGAAGGCTTCACGGAAGCGCTGAAGACGCCCGACGACACGGTCGTGTTCGCCACGCCCGAAAGCGCCGAGCAAATCCGCACCGATCAGCAGAATTGCATGGGCTGCCTGTCGCACTGCCAGTTTTCGAGCTGGAAGGATCACGACAACCACACGACCGGTCGCCTCGCCGACCCGCGCAGCTTCTGCATCCAGAAGACGCTCCAGGACATCGCGCACGGCGGCGATCCGGACGACAATCTCGCGTTTGCCGGCCATGCGGCCTACCGGTTCAAGCAGGACCCGTTCTATTCGAACAATTTTACGCCCACGGTGGCGCAGCTGGTCGAGCGGATCCTGACCGGCGACTGA
- a CDS encoding penicillin-binding protein 1A, whose translation MTELADLEYLRYRLRRDPAILWQWFLARWRESRLFKVFAVLFGLGAAIVIIGWTVLASNLPDADRLLDYETPLPTMVRGIDGEIVHSYARERRVQLQYQDFPSQLIEAYLAAEDKTFFSHGGVDITGTLGAVVDYATKYGSGERAVGGSTITQQVAKNLLLGDEYSVTRKLKEMLLARRIESVLSKQEILTLYLNEIPLGRRSFGVQAASRAYFDKDVGDLELHEMAFLAILPKAPERYGRKKNEALAIERRNFVLDQMASNDFITDAQAAEAKARPLGLGALRSAHASVDAGYFLEEVRRELIERFGETAEDGKDSVYAGGLWVRTSLDPELQDAARNALRAGLLRYHGGRGWTGPIATLKMEDGNWQSQLVSSYLGINYEDWRVGVVTQRTGQSATIGFSDGEEKPLTGLPDALKTGDVIVASPSGNGYRVRTVPEVSGGFLAEKPQTGRIVAMQGGFDSRLSDFNRATQADRQPGSTIKPFVYATGLDSGMTPASEVPDQTFCVYQGAALGEKCFRNFDRGGGGVHTMRWGLEQSRNLMTVHIADEAGMTNVVKTFKRVGIGDYDPYYSTALGAGDTTVRKMVNAYAALANHGRQQAGTTIDYVQDRRGKVVWRADNRKCTGCNMAQWDGQPMPRFKPAGQQVLDPRTAFQVVHMLEGVVQRGTATVLRDLDLPLFGKTGTTNGPTNVWFVGGSPDIVAGVYMGFDQPRSLGGYAQGGRHAAPIFKQFVQETREKWSDEPFVAPPGIRMVRIDRRSGKRVFDAWPTDEPLAGVIWEAFKPDTEPDRSTRQDEIASRRDEILELIRAARNPVRSGRRSGRADEPADFVEDQGGIY comes from the coding sequence ATGACCGAACTCGCCGATCTCGAATACCTCCGCTATCGCCTGCGTCGCGACCCCGCCATTCTGTGGCAATGGTTTCTTGCGCGCTGGCGGGAAAGCCGCCTGTTCAAGGTCTTCGCCGTTCTATTCGGCCTCGGCGCGGCCATCGTCATCATCGGCTGGACCGTGCTCGCGAGCAATCTGCCCGACGCCGACCGGCTACTGGATTACGAGACGCCGCTGCCGACGATGGTGCGCGGGATCGACGGCGAGATCGTCCATTCCTACGCGCGCGAACGGCGCGTCCAGTTGCAGTACCAGGATTTCCCCTCGCAGCTGATCGAGGCTTATCTGGCGGCAGAGGACAAGACCTTCTTCAGCCACGGCGGCGTCGATATCACCGGCACGCTGGGCGCCGTCGTCGACTATGCCACGAAATACGGCTCGGGCGAGCGTGCGGTCGGCGGCTCGACCATCACCCAACAGGTCGCCAAGAACCTGCTGCTCGGCGACGAATACTCGGTCACCCGCAAACTGAAGGAAATGCTGCTCGCCCGCCGGATCGAGAGCGTCCTGTCCAAGCAGGAAATCCTGACGCTGTATCTCAACGAGATTCCGCTCGGCCGGCGCAGCTTCGGCGTGCAGGCCGCCTCGCGCGCCTATTTCGACAAGGACGTCGGCGACCTCGAGCTGCACGAAATGGCCTTTCTCGCGATCCTGCCGAAGGCGCCGGAACGCTATGGCCGCAAGAAGAACGAAGCGCTTGCCATCGAGCGCCGCAACTTCGTGCTCGACCAGATGGCATCGAACGATTTCATTACCGACGCGCAGGCTGCCGAAGCGAAAGCGCGGCCGCTGGGGCTGGGCGCCTTGCGTTCGGCCCATGCCTCGGTCGATGCCGGCTACTTCCTCGAGGAAGTGCGCCGCGAGCTGATCGAACGCTTCGGAGAGACGGCCGAGGACGGCAAGGATTCGGTCTATGCCGGCGGACTGTGGGTGCGCACCTCGCTCGATCCGGAGTTGCAGGATGCCGCGCGCAACGCCCTGCGGGCAGGCCTGCTGCGCTATCATGGTGGACGTGGCTGGACGGGCCCGATTGCCACCCTGAAGATGGAGGACGGCAATTGGCAGAGCCAGCTCGTCAGCTCCTACCTCGGGATCAATTACGAGGACTGGCGCGTGGGTGTCGTGACCCAGCGAACGGGACAGAGCGCGACTATCGGATTTTCCGATGGCGAGGAAAAGCCGCTGACCGGCCTTCCCGACGCTCTCAAGACGGGCGATGTCATCGTCGCCTCGCCCTCGGGCAACGGTTACCGCGTGCGCACCGTGCCCGAAGTATCGGGCGGATTCCTCGCCGAGAAGCCCCAGACGGGGCGCATCGTCGCGATGCAGGGCGGGTTCGATTCGCGGCTCAGCGATTTCAATCGCGCCACCCAGGCCGATCGCCAGCCGGGCTCGACGATTAAGCCCTTCGTCTACGCGACCGGCCTCGACAGCGGGATGACGCCCGCGAGCGAAGTGCCCGACCAGACGTTCTGCGTCTATCAGGGCGCTGCCCTGGGAGAGAAATGCTTCCGCAACTTCGACCGCGGCGGGGGCGGGGTGCACACGATGCGCTGGGGCCTCGAACAGTCGCGCAACCTGATGACGGTGCATATCGCCGACGAGGCGGGAATGACCAACGTCGTCAAGACCTTCAAGCGCGTCGGCATCGGCGACTACGATCCCTATTACTCCACCGCGCTCGGTGCGGGCGACACGACGGTTCGCAAGATGGTCAACGCCTACGCGGCGCTCGCTAATCACGGACGCCAGCAAGCGGGCACGACGATCGATTACGTGCAGGACCGGCGCGGAAAGGTCGTTTGGCGCGCCGACAACCGCAAGTGCACCGGCTGCAACATGGCGCAATGGGACGGGCAGCCGATGCCGCGCTTCAAACCGGCCGGCCAGCAGGTCCTCGACCCGCGCACTGCTTTCCAGGTCGTGCACATGCTCGAAGGCGTGGTGCAGCGCGGCACCGCGACCGTCCTTCGCGATCTCGATCTCCCCCTGTTCGGCAAGACGGGCACGACCAACGGCCCGACCAATGTCTGGTTCGTCGGCGGATCGCCGGACATCGTGGCGGGCGTCTACATGGGTTTCGACCAGCCTCGCAGCCTTGGCGGCTATGCCCAGGGCGGGCGGCACGCCGCGCCGATCTTCAAGCAGTTCGTGCAGGAAACGCGCGAGAAATGGAGCGACGAGCCCTTTGTCGCACCGCCCGGCATCCGCATGGTCCGCATCGACCGCCGCTCTGGCAAGCGCGTATTCGACGCCTGGCCGACGGACGAGCCCCTCGCCGGGGTCATTTGGGAAGCCTTCAAGCCCGATACCGAGCCCGATCGCAGCACCCGGCAGGACGAGATCGCATCGCGTCGCGACGAGATTCTCGAACTGATCCGGGCCGCGCGCAATCCGGTTCGCAGCGGGCGGAGAAGCGGCCGCGCCGATGAACCTGCCGATTTCGTGGAAGACCAGGGCGGCATCTACTAA